One region of Armigeres subalbatus isolate Guangzhou_Male chromosome 3, GZ_Asu_2, whole genome shotgun sequence genomic DNA includes:
- the LOC134225929 gene encoding dynein regulatory complex subunit 2-like isoform X1: protein MGKKKGGNKNKLAKMSEEERARYLQHRADMEEEARRRKQQLIATFMKNKLKREDAFARLNLAKINQEWRTILRNIKCKELKNEIEQVEKMCTECIENKNGIIRRLLCDLDESEEIYSTMLHAHMEKIEKIMNIHNDRLSFLSNLYEIEKKEIIENYDQEIAHYKSKKFGLQKELECVFYGLAERSRVDRKRSEEEHMLKKDELKNSMILKLEMITKERERHMERLWKEFQKVLNAYLRNTEEYRNEYSKLRDQDANDTRHIQNHYIEVARLSELISNLRLKLVTIKDEHEFNVKQLQKTKMELQERIRNIKQEMEIGLKMDDDKLKQLAVCGHGALKYLQNLLKRGNAILQIATFCKKFETENESLLPFVHSAVKRQMFEVDEDELKEPTTEFEVFKKDTFGIAKKFENFWMRFNKARVDCACLQEEKKQLLEENERLKNQLKEYLITVNMNNGGSLESNETLLAERPSSMKVEKVIHIDLKLKAVRFSRNGKRRPVTCIEGNLSNAIRNDKLMEIRSKPNQLYSLIRQSTS, encoded by the exons AACAAATTGAAGCGAGAGGACGCCTTCGCACGGCTCAATCTAGCCAAGATCAACCAGGAATGGCGCACCATCCTGCGCAACATCAAGTGCAAAGAGCTGAAGAACGAAATCGAACAGGTGGAAAAGATGTGCACCGAGTGCATCGAGAACAAGAACGGCATCATCCGGCGGCTGCTGTGCGATCTGGACGAATCGGAGGAAATCTACTCGACCATGCTGCACGCCCACATGGAGAAGATCGAGAAGATCATGAACATCCACAACGATCGGCTGTCGTTTCTGTCCAATTTGTACGAGATCGAAAAGAAGGAGATCATCGAAAATTATGACCAGGAAATTGCGCATTACAAAAGTAAGAAGTTCGGACTGCAGAAGGAGCTGGAGTGTGTATTCTACGGACTGGCTGAACGATCGAGGGTCGATCGGAAGCGCTCCGAGGAAGAGCACATGCTAAAGAAAGATGAGCTGAAGAATTCG ATGATACTCAAGTTGGAAATGATCACCAAAGAACGCGAACGACACATGGAACGCCtctggaaggaatttcaaaaggtgCTCAACGCTTATCTTCGCAACACAGAAGAGTACCGCAATGAGTACAGCAAACTGCGCGACCAGGATGCGAACGACACGCGTCACATTCAGAATCATTACATCGAGGTAGCTCGGTTGAGCGAACTGATCTCCAACCTCCGGCTGAAACTGGTCACTATCAAAGACGAGCACGAATTCAACGTGAAACAGCTGCAAAAGACCAAGATGGAGCTGCAGGAGCGTATAAGGAACATCAAACAGGAGATGGAGATCGGCTTGAAGATGGACGACGACAAGTTGAAGCAACTGGCCGTTTGTGGGCATGGCGCGTTGAAGTATTTGCAGAATTTACTGAAGCGTGGAAATGCTATTCTTCAAATTGCGACATTCTGCAAAAAGTTTGAAACGGAAAACGAGAGCCTGCTGCCATTTGTACATAGTGCCGTTAAACGGCAGATGTTCGAGGTTGATGAGGACGAACTAAAGGAACCGACTACGGAATTTGAGGTATTTAAGAAGGACACTTTTGGGATCGCAAAGAAGTTTGAAAACTTCTGGATGAGATTCAATAAGGCTCGGGTGGACTGTGCTTGCTTACAGGAAGAGAAAAAGCAACTTCTAGAGGAAAATGAGAGATTGAAGAATCAACTGAAAGAGTATCTGATAACGGTGAACATGAACAACGGGGGATCGCTGGAATCAAACGAAACGCTTCTGGCAGAAAGACCGAGTTCAATGAAGGTTGAGAAGGTGATTCATATCGACTTGAAGTTGAAGGCTGTTCGGTTCAGCAGGAATGGTAAACGCAGACCGGTGACTTGCATCGAGGGGAATTTGAGCAACGCTATCCGGAATGACAAATTGATGGAGATTCGTAGCAAACCAAATCAGCTATACTCATTGATACGTCAATCTACTTCTTAA
- the LOC134225927 gene encoding switch-associated protein 70-like, with amino-acid sequence MTTLLKNVTNSIWHAFRALQQDCSGFVGKSKLKVLTANIATLLDLYGVERGLDHYRSTPTLNFDHYLYYLGQEVFSSISNELPLSAVRNYEGKIDEVCWLVCHKDFQLKDAYFTEEATYQLFRIFCMMADLFNDELDDNLFTVKIHPSEALIVVRQLLNSLGLDYNNEEKYDYLKKWDDGLEFGEFLAILRFKDFDKLNDYVASICEAIRDIYQTLIMDVIKKGYLYRRGYVLPTFREYFFVLQPCELTYYKHHTDREVCGTIALDSKFNVKPCISSSGKTERIPKFTLISGDRAYDLGTQDHKTRLQWISALQLAITYSTGREGFQRDTVNRRKQQRELDLRKRQEEERLRSIHLKQLEDTNVQLEQEKLARIAAESQARQYQAVAREDSRRVAELEDVKLCLERMLEDEIQAKRDEEIVRALQARVLAEEWEKREELEQLQSDQKALLELERQKRIEFEHMQQENEKRFKEAEQKLRQLEDERKKLDRELNMARQKIKLSEDNKGIVEAKLQAIAPTYRKAPDFMIRRTQSFVASDRPVIVAVPR; translated from the exons ATGACGACACTTCTGAAGAACGTGACCAACAGTATCTGGCATGCGTTTCGCGCTCTGCAACAGGACTGCTCAGGATTCGTTGGGAAGTCGAAATTGAAG GTTCTCACAGCCAACATCGCCACCCTACTGGATCTGTACGGCGTGGAACGTGGACTCGATCACTACCGGTCAACACCAACACTAAACTTCGATCACTATTTGTACTACCTCGGGCAGGAGGTTTTCTCATCCATATCTAACGAGCTCCCGCTGTCGGCCGTGCGCAACTATGAAGGCAAAATTGATGAG GTGTGCTGGTTAGTTTGCCACAAGGACTTCCAGCTGAAGGATGCCTATTTCACGGAGGAGGCCACTTACCAGTTGTTCAGAATATTCTGCATGATGGCCGACTTATTCAACGATGAGTTGGACGATAACCTTTTCACGGTGAAAATCCACCCCTCGGAAGCGTTGATCGTCGTGAGGCAACTATTGAACTCGCTCGGTTTGGACTACAACAATGAGGAAAAGTATGACTACTTGAAAAAGTGGGACGATGGACTGGAATTCGGCGAGTTCCTAGCGATTTTGAGGTTCAAAGACTTCGACAAGCTGAACGACTACGTGGCGTCCATCTGCGAAGCAATCAGGGACATCTACCAGACGTTGATTATGGATGTGATCAAGAAGGGTTATCTGTACAGGAGGGGATACGTGCTGCCGACCTTCCGGGAGTACTTCTTTGTGCTTCAGCCTTGCGAGTTGACGTACTACAAGCATCACACGGATCGGGAGGTATGCGGGACGATAGCGCTAGATTCGAAGTTCAACGTCAAGCCGTGCATATCTTCCTCGGGTAAGACTGAGCGCATTCCGAAGTTCACCCTAATCTCGGGTGATCGCGCATACGATTTGGGAACCCAGGATCACAAGACACGGCTGCAGTGGATATCGGCGCTGCAGTTGGCCATAACGTACTCAACCGGGCGGGAGGGTTTCCAGCGGGATACGGTTAACCGGAGGAAACAGCAACGGGAGCTGGATTTGAGAAAGCGCCAAGAAGAGGAACGTTTGCGCAGTATTCACCTCAAACAGTTGGAAGACACCAACGTGCAGTTGGAGCAGGAGAAGCTGGCTCGTATTGCGGCGGAATCACAGGCACGGCAATACCAAGCGGTCGCACGGGAGGACTCACGTAGGGTGGCTGAGCTGGAGGATGTAAAGCTGTGCTTGGAGAGGATGTTGGAGGATGAAATTCAAGCCAAACGGGACGAAGAGATTGTGAGGGCACTCCAGGCACGAGTATTAGCCGAGGAGTGGGAAAAGCGAGAAGAGTTAGAGCAGTTACAGTCAGACCAGAAAGCACTCCTGGAACTGGAACGGCAGAAGCGGATTGAGTTTGAGCATATGCAACAGGAAAACGAAAAGCGATTCAAGGAAGCAGAACAAAAACTACGGCAGTTGGAGGACGAAAGAAAGAAGCTGGATCGAGAGCTGAACATGGCCAGACAGAAGATCAAGCTGTCCGAGGATAATAAAGGCATAGTCGAGGCCAAACTACAG GCTATAGCCCCGACGTATCGCAAAGCTCCGGATTTCATGATTCGCAGGACGCAGTCGTTTGTGGCGTCCGATCGACCAGTGATCGTGGCAGTCCCCCGTTAG
- the LOC134225929 gene encoding dynein regulatory complex subunit 2-like isoform X2, which yields MCTECIENKNGIIRRLLCDLDESEEIYSTMLHAHMEKIEKIMNIHNDRLSFLSNLYEIEKKEIIENYDQEIAHYKSKKFGLQKELECVFYGLAERSRVDRKRSEEEHMLKKDELKNSMILKLEMITKERERHMERLWKEFQKVLNAYLRNTEEYRNEYSKLRDQDANDTRHIQNHYIEVARLSELISNLRLKLVTIKDEHEFNVKQLQKTKMELQERIRNIKQEMEIGLKMDDDKLKQLAVCGHGALKYLQNLLKRGNAILQIATFCKKFETENESLLPFVHSAVKRQMFEVDEDELKEPTTEFEVFKKDTFGIAKKFENFWMRFNKARVDCACLQEEKKQLLEENERLKNQLKEYLITVNMNNGGSLESNETLLAERPSSMKVEKVIHIDLKLKAVRFSRNGKRRPVTCIEGNLSNAIRNDKLMEIRSKPNQLYSLIRQSTS from the exons ATGTGCACCGAGTGCATCGAGAACAAGAACGGCATCATCCGGCGGCTGCTGTGCGATCTGGACGAATCGGAGGAAATCTACTCGACCATGCTGCACGCCCACATGGAGAAGATCGAGAAGATCATGAACATCCACAACGATCGGCTGTCGTTTCTGTCCAATTTGTACGAGATCGAAAAGAAGGAGATCATCGAAAATTATGACCAGGAAATTGCGCATTACAAAAGTAAGAAGTTCGGACTGCAGAAGGAGCTGGAGTGTGTATTCTACGGACTGGCTGAACGATCGAGGGTCGATCGGAAGCGCTCCGAGGAAGAGCACATGCTAAAGAAAGATGAGCTGAAGAATTCG ATGATACTCAAGTTGGAAATGATCACCAAAGAACGCGAACGACACATGGAACGCCtctggaaggaatttcaaaaggtgCTCAACGCTTATCTTCGCAACACAGAAGAGTACCGCAATGAGTACAGCAAACTGCGCGACCAGGATGCGAACGACACGCGTCACATTCAGAATCATTACATCGAGGTAGCTCGGTTGAGCGAACTGATCTCCAACCTCCGGCTGAAACTGGTCACTATCAAAGACGAGCACGAATTCAACGTGAAACAGCTGCAAAAGACCAAGATGGAGCTGCAGGAGCGTATAAGGAACATCAAACAGGAGATGGAGATCGGCTTGAAGATGGACGACGACAAGTTGAAGCAACTGGCCGTTTGTGGGCATGGCGCGTTGAAGTATTTGCAGAATTTACTGAAGCGTGGAAATGCTATTCTTCAAATTGCGACATTCTGCAAAAAGTTTGAAACGGAAAACGAGAGCCTGCTGCCATTTGTACATAGTGCCGTTAAACGGCAGATGTTCGAGGTTGATGAGGACGAACTAAAGGAACCGACTACGGAATTTGAGGTATTTAAGAAGGACACTTTTGGGATCGCAAAGAAGTTTGAAAACTTCTGGATGAGATTCAATAAGGCTCGGGTGGACTGTGCTTGCTTACAGGAAGAGAAAAAGCAACTTCTAGAGGAAAATGAGAGATTGAAGAATCAACTGAAAGAGTATCTGATAACGGTGAACATGAACAACGGGGGATCGCTGGAATCAAACGAAACGCTTCTGGCAGAAAGACCGAGTTCAATGAAGGTTGAGAAGGTGATTCATATCGACTTGAAGTTGAAGGCTGTTCGGTTCAGCAGGAATGGTAAACGCAGACCGGTGACTTGCATCGAGGGGAATTTGAGCAACGCTATCCGGAATGACAAATTGATGGAGATTCGTAGCAAACCAAATCAGCTATACTCATTGATACGTCAATCTACTTCTTAA
- the LOC134225933 gene encoding general odorant-binding protein 71-like, producing MDIHRLLPNSILIAVSIILVLSLLDDTWALKCRTEDGPSSDEIRKVIRVCMKRISSESENKSSNEYENYDSSYLNSDSDEDRETSTDGNVRRQVSGGGQMENTKRNGEQMGMGRDSSRNNDDRRGNGKNRQDNGRRNDRDQEYDYGPSRRRMDDGRNQYGRYKRQYYNDGSQGGYGYSAQQNERYNRDRDNFMQPSSNSSGNGTSNTERDRACMMQCFFQEMKMTNNEGFPDKHKVLHVVTKDLRDFDLRDFYTDSIQECFHMISMDNKLKDKCDYSMKFVMCLADRGQANCNDWDNETIMF from the coding sequence ATGGATATCCATCGGCTTCTCCCAAACTCGATCCTCATTGCCGTCTCGATCATTCTTGTTTTATCGCTTCTGGATGATACTTGGGCACTCAAATGCCGTACCGAGGATGGTCCAAGTAGCGATGAGATACGAAAAGTGATACGCGTCTGTATGAaacgaatttcttcggaatcagAGAACAAAAGCAGCAACGAGTATGAGAACTATGATTCATCCTACTTGAATTCGGACAGCGACGAGGATCGAGAAACAAGCACCGATGGAAACGTTCGACGCCAGGTCTCTGGAGGAGGTCAAATGGAAAACACGAAACGAAATGGTGAACAAATGGGCATGGGGAGGGACTCCAGCAGAAACAATGATGATCGCCGAGGGAATGGTAAAAATCGCCAGGACAATGGAAGACGCAATGATCGCGATCAAGAGTATGATTACGGTCCTTCAAGACGAAGAATGGATGATGGGCGGAATCAGTATGGAAGATATAAACGCCAGTACTACAATGATGGATCGCAAGGAGGTTACGGATACAGCGCCCAACAAAACGAACGATACAACCGTGACCGCGATAATTTTATGCAACCAAGCAGCAATTCTTCCGGCAATGGAACCTCCAACACGGAACGTGATCGAGCATGCATGATGCAGTGcttttttcaagaaatgaagATGACCAAcaatgaaggatttcctgacAAACACAAAGTTCTGCACGTGGTAACGAAGGATCTAAGGGATTTCGATCTGCGTGACTTCTACACGGACTCCATACAGGAGTGTTTTCACATGATTAGTATGGACAACAAACTCAAAGATAAATGCGATTACTCGATGAAGTTTGTTATGTGTCTTGCGGACCGCGGTCAGGCCAATTGCAACGATTGGGACAATGAAACGATCATGTTTTAG